TCAATAGCCCACTAATGCAGAAACCCCTCTTTTCGCATCTTCCACCGAACGCGGTCTCTTGGGTCGATTGCATTGAGTCTTGAGCCACCGGAACCACCGTTCTTCTTGACGTTGGACTACGCGTAGAGCGGAGACGTCATCACATGGCTCATGCCCCAGATCCTAGTCTGCGCCTGAAAATACTTCGAGCCCGCCTCCAGCAGCACCCGCTACCACCGACCCTCCGTTACCGGGCTGAGCCAAAACAGACGCACCACTGTCTGGCATGACGAAGGGGGAGCGGTCTACCGCGCCTACACGGCGAACGGTCTGTCGTGGTCGGTGGAGGCATCGACGGATACCTGGTTGCAGCACCCGAACCTGTCGGCCGGGAGGACGGACTCGGCCAGATTTGTGTTCACCGGCGGCAGCGCGAGCCCTTACAGGATCTTCCTCAGCGGCAGCATCCCGCCGCCCGGGGGACAGGCCAAAACGTTGTTCGCCTCTAGGGAAGCAGGGGACGGGCTACACGTGGTCGCCTGCCCGCTGCGTCACCACCGGGCTGCGGTGCTGACCGATGCCGAGGGGGTACTCCTTGCCTGGCTGCAGTACGGGGAGGTGGAGGCCAGGAGCCGCAAAGGGGAGCGCGGACCGTAGCCATCTCCTCCTGCCGCCAAGCCCTCAACTCCCTCCTCAGAGGAAGACAACTCCTTCTGAGTTCTCCTGCACAAAGCTCTTGCTTTTCTTCCGCTTTTTCCGTAAATATAGCCAATCGACTCGGTGGGGCCCAGCTCACCGACGGGCTCGCTTCTTGGCACGGCTTGCCGCCTTGCTTAGGAGGCACGCGTCGCAGGGAACCAACGGGTCAGCAGCATGCGAGGGGCAGAGCCAGGCCCGGACCTGCACGGAGGGCAACCCGGCCGGCGCGGGGCCGTCCCGGCGCGCGCAAGAAACGCCTGCATTCCAGCAGAACTTGACGCAGAAGCTGTCCTGCACTGCGCCATTAGCGAGAGCTTGTATGAGCGTCTATGCTGCGCGGATTGGCGTCGGGCGAAGGTGCACGGCACAACGCTGTGCGGGCACCGCTGGAGGGCATTGGGTACCACAAGGCCACAGCAGAAAGGAGGAAACCACAATGATGGGCACCCTTAGTGCCGAGATGCTTGCATCCTTCTTGGAAACCATTCCCATCGAGTTCTCCATCGTTGACAAGGACGACAAGGTGGTGGCATGGAACAAGCACACCACGCGTATCTTCCGCCGCCCGCCAGGCACCATCGGCAAGGACGTGCGCAACTGCCACCCGAAGAAGAGTTTGGCCCTGGTGGAAAAGATCCTCGCCGAGATGAAAGCAGGCACCCGGGACAAGGCGCAATTCTGGATTGACCTGCACCTGGAAGGACACGAGCGGCCGCAGAAGATCCTCATCGAGTACTACGCCCTCCGGGATGGGCAAGGCAACTATTTGGGCTGTCTGGAAGCCACGCAGAACATCACCGAGATGCAGGAACTGAAAGGGCAGAAGCGGCTTCTGGATGAGTAGGCGACGAAGCTGCTTCATGGCCTGATGCTCAGACGCAAGGGTTGGCAAACACCCGGACTGACGCGCCCATGTACGTGGTCATCTCAGTGACAATGGCGGTGATCCCCTCGCTCTACCTGGTCGCCTACTTTTACCAGCAGGACAGAAGGCGACCAGAGCCACGCGGGCTGCTGCTGGCGGCATTCGCCTGGGGCTTTACCGCCACCATCCCCGCAGGGATGATCGAGACACTCTTCTCGCCGCTGGCGGACGTGCTTTTTGGCAGCCAATTCCTCCGCAGCCTCGTGGAGGCCTACATAGTGGTGGCGCTCTGCGAGGAAGGTCTCAAGCTGCTGGTGGTCATGCGCTGCTGCTACCGAAGGCGCGCCTTTGACGAGGTCATGGACGGCATAGTCTACACGGTGGTTGCCAGCCTGGGGTTTGCCTGCTTGGAGAACATCATCTTCGTTGTAGACGCCGGGTTGAAGGTGGCGCTGGCGCGGGCCTTTACGGCTGTGCCCATGCACGCCATTGCCTCGGCGGTGATGGGGTACCACGTAGGTCTTTCCCATTTTGCGCCCACGGCAGGTGCCCGGCGGTTGCAGCTCGCCAAGGGGTTGACGTGGGCTGTGGCCTACCACGGGTCCTATGACCTCTTGCTTCTCGCGCAACCGCAGATAGGACGCCACGCCTTCTCGACGGTGGGGCTTCTGCTCGTAGGCGGGCTGTTCCACGTCCGCAGGCTGATAAGGGAGGCGCAAGTCTTGGACATGGCAGCCCAGCGCGCGTGATTTCAGCCGAAAGAAAGATTACGCCTATGGAGTTTGCCGACAAGTGTGTGCTGGTGACTGGCGGGTCACGGGGAATCGGCCGGGCCGTGTGCACGGCCTTTGCGGAGGCCGGAGCACGGGTTGCAGTCAACTATCGCGCCAATCAAGCGGCAGCCGAGGAACTCTTTTCTCTGCTCCCTGGAGGGCCTCACCTCCTGGTGCAGGCAGATGTCTCACGACGGCAAGAGGCGCGGCGGCTTGTCCAGGAGGTAGTGGCCTCCTTTGGGCGCCTGGATGTGCTGGTGAACAACGCCGGCGGCGCCGGGCCAGTCCACCGCATCACTGATCTTGCCTACGAGGAGTGGCTGCAGGCGTGGGAGCGCACCTTACGCACGAACCTGTTCAGCGCCGCGCAGGTCACCTATTGGGCCGTGCAGCAGATGCTTCGGCAAGGCGGTGGTCGCATCGTCAACGTCTCCTCGCGGGGCGCGTTTCGTGGCGAACCGCTCAAGCCGGCCTATGGGGCCGCCAAAGCGGCGCTCAACGCCATGAGTCAGTCGCTGGCCGTCGCCTTGGCCCCGCACCACATCTACGTGGCGGTGGTAGCACCGGGCTTTGTGGCCAGCGAGTCCGGAGCCCGGCCCGATCTGTCGGAGGAAGAGATCCGCAAGCAGGTCCCCTTTGGCCGGTTGGCCCTGCCAGAAGAAGTGGCACGAGCAGTGCTTTTCCTGGCAGCCCCTGGCAACGAGTACCTCACCGGCGCGATTCTGGACGTCAACGGCGCCTCCTACTTGCGCACCTGAGGACCAGTCCCAGTGCTGCTCCATGAGGAGGTTCTGCGCCCGTTTCGCGCTCGGTGAGCGGCGCACTGGGGCCGATTGCCTCTCATGCTCCCTCTGCGCCGAACGGCACCGCGCACGGGGATGGGCTTCCCCAAGGTCGATGCGGAGGGTTTACCGTCAACAGGCACGCGCCCTTCGCGGACGGTAGAGGGCGTCTCTGGAAATCGTTTGTGGCCCAAGTGTAGCGCGTGCGGAGCGTTATTGGCGGGCTCGGGCCGGTGATTGGGCAACTCCTGACAGCTACAAATGTCTGGCATGGCAACGAAAGGGCGCACCATGAAACTCATGCGGGTCGCGAGCTTGCTCTTGTGGAGCTTCGTCTTTCTGTCCTGTTCCTCCAAGGTAGACCGCATTGTGGACAAACACATCGCCGCGCGGGGAGGGTACGAGAGGCTTAAGGCGATTACCTCGAAGCGGCTCACAGGCACCATTGTGCAGGGCGAAGCGCGCATGCCCTTCGAGCTTCTGGCGAAGCGCCCCAACCGGGTGCGTTTGAGCTACGACTACGAGGGAGGCACGATGGTCGCCGCCTACGACGGCACGGTGGCCTGGGTGATGAATCCAGCACTGGCGGGCGACCAACCGCTGATCATCGAGCCGGAACGGGCGAAAGACCTCATCGCGCTTGCTGACTTTGACGGCCCGCTGCTGGACTATCGGGAGAAGGGCCACCACCTCCGCCTGCTGAAAGAGGCCTACATCAAAGGGGCCAAGGCCTATACGATCGAAGTGAGCCTGGCCAATGGCGATGTGCTGCGCGTCTACCTGGACAAGAAAAGCTTCTTGGAGCGGCGATGGGACGATGAGGTGCTCCGGCACGGTGCGCTCTGGCGCGCGGAGACCTATTTGGATGATTATCGCCCAGAGCAGGGCATCATGCTCGAGCACTACAAAGAGACCCGTCTCGGCGGCGAACTGGACAACATCGTGATCACCGAGCAGGTGGAATTCAACCTCGACCTTCCAGACTCCCTCTTTTCGCCACCGGGAACGCCGCTGGCCCGCACCCGAACCTGACGGCGCGCCAGACTTGTCCGCCCTCGTCCAGTTGGTGCGCAGGGCGAGCGCGACCGAAAAACACGAGGCCCCGAAGACAGCGTCTCCGGGGCCTCGCGCCAAAGGGTGTTGAGCGCCGAGAATCGGTCCCGCTACTTCAGCAACTTGAGGGTCACCTTGGTGTCCGTGCTCACCGCCGATGTGCCGCTCATTTGACCTCCGGC
The sequence above is a segment of the Calditrichota bacterium genome. Coding sequences within it:
- a CDS encoding PAS domain-containing protein; the encoded protein is MMGTLSAEMLASFLETIPIEFSIVDKDDKVVAWNKHTTRIFRRPPGTIGKDVRNCHPKKSLALVEKILAEMKAGTRDKAQFWIDLHLEGHERPQKILIEYYALRDGQGNYLGCLEATQNITEMQELKGQKRLLDE
- a CDS encoding PrsW family intramembrane metalloprotease, which codes for MYVVISVTMAVIPSLYLVAYFYQQDRRRPEPRGLLLAAFAWGFTATIPAGMIETLFSPLADVLFGSQFLRSLVEAYIVVALCEEGLKLLVVMRCCYRRRAFDEVMDGIVYTVVASLGFACLENIIFVVDAGLKVALARAFTAVPMHAIASAVMGYHVGLSHFAPTAGARRLQLAKGLTWAVAYHGSYDLLLLAQPQIGRHAFSTVGLLLVGGLFHVRRLIREAQVLDMAAQRA
- a CDS encoding SDR family oxidoreductase, whose product is MEFADKCVLVTGGSRGIGRAVCTAFAEAGARVAVNYRANQAAAEELFSLLPGGPHLLVQADVSRRQEARRLVQEVVASFGRLDVLVNNAGGAGPVHRITDLAYEEWLQAWERTLRTNLFSAAQVTYWAVQQMLRQGGGRIVNVSSRGAFRGEPLKPAYGAAKAALNAMSQSLAVALAPHHIYVAVVAPGFVASESGARPDLSEEEIRKQVPFGRLALPEEVARAVLFLAAPGNEYLTGAILDVNGASYLRT